One part of the Puniceicoccaceae bacterium genome encodes these proteins:
- a CDS encoding two-component regulator propeller domain-containing protein, with amino-acid sequence MDFGTDRNRYGIVEWNMQSGLPQNSVRVVFQASNGYLWVGTDDGLARFDGLQFQIFDLTNTPELRSARILALGESGDGTIWIGTDGSGMLWYRDHKFLRTPHTHLDNHSIRDFEYLGGETMVVGTNRGVYECTPRRTRRMGDRSLDPPRDLQALEFDSEGKLWIASADPRIILPDGNVMQLNAQGRSLHVQHLDRSPDGRMYLATRDGLYVHDGTHAQRIGREDGLLDSNVQAVKVARDGTLWVGTNAGLQCYQNDRWSSIGWPWGDGIGSVVSIVEGSEGNLWVGTHSGLFNIREKKLKSIGKEEGLSHASILCLLPARDGSIWVGTFGGGLNHILPNGEVQSFRKDRYLIEDYVYSLAEAPDGAIWIGYREQAKLSRLKGNSIEHFGIEHGMPEDTIRGLAFTPDGSLWFTTHYRGLWRLQNGRYEFIDIEPLNGRTKCPFVDSKGNLWFSSMNGIGRLDSQGRLQTWLTDQGVRGTITYAFYEDDRGSIWFARKDGGVQRIRNDELQSFPIGGDPNATAMGIEGTPDSLLLHCSKGIYRADLDAYDAVANGDQASISETLFDEYFGGKAAAPSIGGHPSTASIAGDSRWFATTAGITEITPGRIPTNTIPPQVIIESVVYNRTSFPVADASLDLDPGDGTLQFHFTAMGLTDAARNQFKYRMIGVDDDWILAGTSRTATYSGLSPGNYSFQVTASNNDGMWQPVPTTLSFHIAPHFWQTPWYWILVSITAVTLVYATISWRTRVHRKRELQLQQRVNQQTEDLRIAKENAEKANQAKSEFLAIMSHELRTPMNGLLGMTELALSIAKDRDLRDYLNTAHAAGRSLLNIINDILDFSRIEAGKLTLESETFQLQNWLMECLHVVRQGAEEKGLRLEYEIQASCPEWVYGDASRLQQVLLNLLSNAIKFTSKGEVMLSVETVEQQSDSCTLRFSVMDTGIGIAPEQIDAIFHPFQQAETSISRRFGGTGLGLAISQRILSSMHSHMQVTSEPGRGSCFHFDVTLKIAHPPESATRIPTAPELHSLASDKEGRSASLKILLAEDNRVNQRICEIQLRKAGHCVTIVDNGLKVLEQLDQQNFDVVLMDVQMPEMDGIETTRHIRQREKPGAASPIIIAITANALKGDSETCLNAGMDDYVSKPIDWKVLHAKLQSVQPVS; translated from the coding sequence TTGGACTTCGGAACAGACCGCAACCGCTACGGTATCGTCGAGTGGAACATGCAATCCGGATTGCCACAAAACTCGGTTAGAGTCGTGTTTCAGGCATCCAACGGCTACCTCTGGGTGGGAACAGACGACGGTCTCGCACGCTTTGACGGTCTGCAGTTTCAAATCTTTGACCTCACCAATACTCCCGAACTTCGCAGTGCCCGCATCCTTGCTCTGGGCGAATCCGGTGATGGTACCATCTGGATCGGCACCGATGGTTCCGGCATGCTGTGGTATCGTGACCACAAGTTTCTTCGAACACCCCACACCCATCTGGACAATCACAGCATTCGCGACTTTGAATACCTGGGCGGGGAAACCATGGTGGTGGGAACCAATCGCGGAGTCTATGAATGCACCCCTAGGCGAACCCGTCGCATGGGAGATCGGTCCCTGGATCCACCTCGCGATCTTCAGGCACTTGAGTTTGACTCCGAAGGCAAACTCTGGATCGCAAGTGCGGATCCTCGAATCATTCTGCCTGACGGAAATGTAATGCAACTCAATGCTCAGGGGAGGTCCCTTCATGTTCAGCATCTGGACCGTTCGCCAGACGGGCGCATGTACCTTGCGACCCGTGATGGCCTCTATGTGCATGATGGCACTCACGCCCAACGCATCGGACGCGAGGACGGCCTGCTGGATAGCAATGTCCAGGCGGTCAAGGTCGCACGGGATGGAACGTTGTGGGTCGGAACCAACGCAGGGCTTCAGTGCTACCAGAATGACCGGTGGTCCTCAATCGGGTGGCCATGGGGCGATGGCATCGGTTCCGTGGTCTCTATCGTCGAGGGCAGCGAAGGAAACCTCTGGGTCGGTACCCATTCGGGGTTGTTCAACATTCGGGAGAAAAAGCTGAAATCCATTGGAAAAGAGGAAGGTCTCTCCCACGCCTCCATCCTCTGCCTGCTGCCTGCGCGAGATGGTTCCATATGGGTTGGCACCTTCGGCGGAGGACTCAACCACATCCTTCCCAACGGCGAAGTGCAAAGCTTCCGGAAAGATCGCTACCTGATCGAAGACTACGTTTATTCCCTTGCCGAAGCACCCGACGGTGCAATCTGGATTGGCTACCGCGAGCAGGCCAAACTATCTCGGCTCAAGGGAAACAGCATTGAACACTTTGGCATCGAACACGGGATGCCCGAAGATACCATTCGCGGACTTGCTTTCACACCTGATGGCAGCTTGTGGTTCACAACCCACTACCGCGGACTCTGGAGGTTGCAGAACGGGCGCTATGAATTCATAGATATCGAACCGCTCAATGGCCGGACCAAATGCCCCTTTGTGGATTCAAAAGGCAATCTGTGGTTTTCATCCATGAACGGAATCGGCCGCCTGGATTCGCAGGGACGTCTGCAAACTTGGCTGACTGATCAGGGCGTGCGCGGAACCATCACCTATGCTTTCTACGAAGATGATCGAGGTTCCATCTGGTTTGCCAGAAAGGACGGCGGTGTGCAACGCATTCGAAACGACGAGTTGCAGAGCTTCCCCATCGGTGGCGATCCGAATGCCACAGCCATGGGCATCGAGGGAACTCCAGACTCCCTGCTGTTACACTGCTCCAAGGGCATCTACCGCGCCGACCTGGACGCCTACGATGCAGTTGCCAACGGCGATCAGGCTTCGATCTCCGAAACCCTCTTTGATGAGTATTTTGGTGGCAAGGCCGCAGCACCTTCCATCGGCGGACATCCTTCAACAGCCTCCATCGCAGGAGATTCGCGTTGGTTTGCCACAACTGCTGGCATCACCGAAATCACTCCCGGGCGCATCCCCACCAACACCATTCCCCCACAGGTCATCATCGAATCGGTTGTTTACAACCGAACTTCATTTCCAGTTGCCGACGCAAGTCTGGATCTCGATCCCGGCGATGGAACGCTTCAATTCCACTTCACAGCCATGGGTCTGACCGATGCCGCTCGCAATCAATTCAAATATCGGATGATCGGAGTCGACGATGACTGGATACTCGCCGGAACATCGCGAACCGCAACCTACTCGGGATTGAGTCCGGGCAACTACAGCTTTCAGGTCACCGCCAGTAATAACGATGGCATGTGGCAACCCGTACCGACAACGCTTTCGTTCCACATTGCTCCCCACTTCTGGCAAACGCCCTGGTACTGGATACTGGTGAGTATCACTGCTGTAACACTGGTTTATGCCACGATTTCATGGCGCACCCGGGTGCATCGCAAACGGGAACTTCAACTCCAGCAGCGCGTCAATCAGCAGACAGAAGATCTGCGCATCGCCAAGGAAAACGCTGAAAAAGCCAACCAGGCCAAGAGTGAATTCCTGGCCATCATGAGCCATGAGTTGCGAACCCCGATGAACGGATTGCTGGGCATGACCGAACTGGCCCTTTCGATTGCAAAGGACCGCGACCTGAGGGACTATTTGAACACCGCTCATGCTGCGGGTCGAAGCCTGCTCAACATCATCAACGATATTCTCGACTTCTCCCGCATCGAAGCAGGCAAACTCACGCTCGAATCGGAGACATTTCAGCTTCAGAACTGGCTCATGGAGTGCCTGCATGTGGTGCGCCAGGGGGCCGAGGAAAAGGGGCTTCGCCTCGAATACGAGATTCAGGCATCCTGCCCCGAATGGGTCTATGGAGATGCCAGTCGTCTGCAGCAGGTATTGCTCAACCTGCTGAGCAATGCCATCAAGTTCACCAGCAAAGGAGAGGTGATGCTCTCAGTTGAAACCGTAGAACAGCAGAGTGATTCCTGCACGCTACGGTTTTCCGTCATGGACACGGGGATCGGGATCGCTCCCGAACAAATCGATGCCATTTTTCACCCCTTTCAACAGGCAGAAACCTCTATCTCCCGCCGATTTGGTGGAACAGGACTCGGACTCGCGATCTCTCAACGCATTCTCAGCTCCATGCACAGCCACATGCAGGTCACCAGCGAACCGGGACGTGGCAGTTGTTTTCACTTTGACGTCACTCTGAAGATCGCGCATCCCCCAGAGTCCGCTACCCGGATTCCAACCGCACCCGAGCTTCACTCTCTCGCATCTGACAAAGAGGGACGCTCCGCTTCACTCAAGATTCTCCTGGCGGAAGATAACCGGGTCAACCAGCGCATCTGTGAAATCCAGCTGAGAAAGGCAGGTCACTGCGTCACCATCGTTGACAATGGCCTCAAGGTGCTCGAGCAACTCGATCAGCAGAACTTTGATGTGGTGCTGATGGATGTGCAAATGCCCGAAATGGATGGCATCGAAACCACCCGCCACATCCGACAGCGTGAGAAGCCAGGGGCGGCATCCCCCATCATCATCGCCATCACCGCCAACGCGTTGAAAGGAGACTCGGAAACCTGTCTCAATGCGGGCATGGATGACTACGTTTCCAAACCCATTGACTGGAAAGTGCTGCACGCAAAGCTCCAAAGCGTCCAGCCAGTGTCGTGA
- a CDS encoding pyrimidine/purine nucleoside phosphorylase — MSAESKIFNNVSVAAKANVYFDGRVVSHALTLPDGSRKTLGLIYPGSYHFGTDAAERMEMVAGVVRVTLDGSSETTTYEAGSFFEVPAQSGFTIESVNGIAEYICSFIAK; from the coding sequence ATGTCAGCAGAATCAAAAATTTTCAACAATGTCAGCGTGGCCGCGAAGGCGAATGTGTATTTTGATGGGCGGGTGGTTTCCCATGCACTCACATTGCCAGATGGCAGTCGCAAGACGCTTGGCTTGATCTACCCCGGTTCCTATCATTTTGGGACGGATGCCGCTGAGCGCATGGAGATGGTTGCGGGCGTTGTGCGGGTGACCCTCGATGGCAGCAGTGAAACAACAACCTACGAGGCGGGATCCTTTTTTGAGGTTCCTGCTCAGTCGGGCTTCACGATTGAATCAGTCAACGGCATAGCGGAATACATCTGCAGCTTCATCGCGAAGTAA